Below is a window of Lemur catta isolate mLemCat1 chromosome 11, mLemCat1.pri, whole genome shotgun sequence DNA.
TAGAATTTAATTAGAAATTGTCAATGCTAACATGAAAGAAATgtgtaatattaaataaattcatgtgACTACAGTGCTGGAAATATTTGCAGGCCAGTGATATGCTGATAATATGCAGCAAGCTACTATAAGAAAAGTTAACGCTTGCTTATGAACAGGCACAGTGACAATTAACATGGAAGCCTGTAGCTTTGTAGAGATAAGTGATTGCCTAGCAAAACTATGGCTTATtatcctaggttttttttttattgtttcaggatGTTTCTTTTgtgcaaaaatacatttaattttgcaATATTGTTGGGTTTTGTATGCAAAAATGACTAAAACTCTCAAAAATCTTAGTTTTTTCCAAGTGAAAtccttatattttctatataagaCTTTTAAATAGCTAATAATGTTTTTGTCACTTCAATTCAATGATTTACTATCTTTTAAGCTGTGATACTCAGGTGCCTTAAATGTAATCATGGAGGACtgcacttaatttttttcttttactttaaattagTTTCAGGAGCTCTTTAGTTAATAAAactttcctctttaatttttatcgATCTCTGAAATTATCTGAATGATGTCATTTTTATACTGAGGTGAACTAAATAAAAGGGAGAATTTCAGAAACTTGAACCTGATAAACTTCTATTAACGCTATATATTTTATAGTGAAATTCTAAAATCCTAGTCTTGGAATGGGTCATATTTCCTTGCCATGTTTGCAGGAGAGTAAATGATtaagttgtttgtttgttattttagtGTGAAGCTCATAAGTATTTATCACAGAGAGATTTGACATTACACCTAGATCGTAAGTCCTACTGAAATATGGCAATATTTTTCTGCAAAGCAAATAGCCTAAAGCTTAGGTACCACTAATTATTGAAATAAGACTTTCAGTTGCTAAGATACTGGATTTATGTTATTTGAACCTAATAAAGCTGCttgttgagaaaagaaaatctttaagtGAATACATAATTTTCTAGAGGATTTGTTTCTGTCAGTAGTTAAAGGGTTAAagacagtattattattattattattattattattattactattattattattgccttttCATACTGATAAAATGCATTCTAAAATCCATTTTTGTGCATTATAAACTTGTAGTTACACACCTAATAAAATTGTCTTACTCTTAGCATTCCAAATGCCATTATAGAAAAACAGTTATTAAAACTTTGTCATTTAAATGATACCTGGTCAGATGATATTTCCcagaaattattctttatttagaaacaaaaacaagacaaaagcaATTGATTTTAatccaaaatgtatttttccttataaaagaggtccaCATACTCACTGTGTCTACTCTACAGAATTTGACCATTTTATTACACCACGTGTCAATTCAAGTTTATCTGGTCACTGCAAAAACTCGTGGCTAATATGTGTAATACAACACAGGAGGAGGTATTGCTCAGTTCAACTACTcttatagacttaaaaaaaatacagaaatgtttttGTCCACGTTAACTGTAGTCCAGACATAAAAGTTACATGAAGGTTCTAGAAAATGGAGTTATTTTATTTGGTTGCCACAGTACCCCTTGAAGCCAGTTAATTAAAATGCTGAACTTGTACATATTTCCATTTGTCAGGAGCAGCATTGGTGAAGCTGAAACTTCTTTTTTTAGGAAGTAAAGTAATGTTTctccgcctttttttttttttttttttttaagcacaacTGCAGTCTTGAGCTTTTCTTTGAAGTAGATTTCGTTGGTTGTTTTTAGGACATGTTTGTTGGAACACCTATGACAGTTGCTTTCACTTCCAGCGATGTACCTTTTTCTTTGCCTGCTTCCCAGAGGTTTATCAGAGGAGGATAAAGCTCGCTGATTGCAAAGCTTGGTTTCTGTAAGTAATTCCTCACGTAGCTATGCCCACCATCACAGTTCATTTCTTGAGAGAGGCAGCTGACAAGACATATCACACCAATAATCCCCAGAAGGCCTCCGAGGCAGGCCATAAGCGTTGTGCTGTTACTCTTTTCATACTCCTTTTGATCAGGATCCAAAGCTTTTGTGGTGACATTTAcacattgttttctgtttctctgatagATGGTAGGGAGATCAATACAAATCTTATACTCAGTTGATGGGTTCAGATGAGTAAAGTTATATACCTTGACATCAGATGGTATTCGAGCACTTTGGGCAGCATGAGAGTTTTCAGACTTGACAAATGCTGTCCACTTAACACTGGATTTGAGAATTTTAGAGCTTGCTTTCCAAGACACCAGAACTGAATTGGCCTGAATAtctcttattttaatattcaaagatCCATTGTTATCCTGGGGAAAAGAACCATCCACTTTGATCATAACAGACTTCAAGTCAGCACCAACTAGGTTAGTTGCTATACAAGTGTACAAACCCCCTTCTTTTGGGGTTATGCCACTTATATCTAGTGTGCCTTCAGAATGAACATAGAACTTTTCTGTCAGAGTATTAGGCAAGAGTTTTTGACCAGAAGGTGTTATCCAGTAGATTTCGGGCTGTGGTTCTGCAGTAGCTCTACAGTGTAAGGAAACATAACTCCCAGCTTCTACATTTAGATTAGAAGGAAAGCTCTCAGGGGCTATAAGAGGGAGGCAAATTTCCATCATGTCCCTGAAATGTACTTGCCGAACATTCTGGCCTTGGAATTCAGGTGGGTCCATGCAAAACAGTGAATCTGGCTCCATAAATCGAATGTTGGTTTTGTTCATATTAATCCAACGGATGACACAATCACACCTGATGGGGTTACTGTGTATGCTGATTTCCTTGAGGTTTGGTAGAGACTCAATGGTACCATGGTACAGGGCACTGAGGGCATTGCTGTTCAGCATGAGTGATTCTAGTTTGGGGAGTCGGAAAAATGCATTGGGGTGAATGTAAGACAATCTAGGGTTGTTAGTAGCTTCTATTTTCCTTAAATCTGGCAAGTTATCCACAGCAAGACTGTCGATGGAAATAAGCTCAGGCATATTATTTATCCccaattcttttaaatgtagcaTATTGCTAAAATCACCCCTTCGTATTCTATTAATAGGGTTTTTATTTAGATCCAAAAATTTGAGATTTATAACTTTTTGAAGAGCGACATGGGGCACTTTAATAAGCCTATTGTCATAAAAAGAGATACTTTCTAAGTTTTCAAGTCCAACCAAGGCATTATCTGGTATTTCTGTGAGGTTTATACCAGCTATAACCAGGCTGCGAAGATTGATAAGAGGCTTAAAGTTCATATCTTTGATTTTGATGATTGGATTTTCCCCAA
It encodes the following:
- the LRRN3 gene encoding leucine-rich repeat neuronal protein 3, which translates into the protein MKDMPLRIHVLLGLAITTLVQAVDKKVDCPQLCTCEIRPWFTPRSTYMEASTVDCNDLGLLNFPARLPADTQILLLQTNNIAKIEYYIDFPVNLTGLDLSQNNLSSVTNINVKKMPQLLSVYLEENKLTELPEKCLSELSNLQELYINHNLLSTISPGAFIGLHNLLRLHLNSNRLEMINSKWFDALPNLEILMIGENPIIKIKDMNFKPLINLRSLVIAGINLTEIPDNALVGLENLESISFYDNRLIKVPHVALQKVINLKFLDLNKNPINRIRRGDFSNMLHLKELGINNMPELISIDSLAVDNLPDLRKIEATNNPRLSYIHPNAFFRLPKLESLMLNSNALSALYHGTIESLPNLKEISIHSNPIRCDCVIRWINMNKTNIRFMEPDSLFCMDPPEFQGQNVRQVHFRDMMEICLPLIAPESFPSNLNVEAGSYVSLHCRATAEPQPEIYWITPSGQKLLPNTLTEKFYVHSEGTLDISGITPKEGGLYTCIATNLVGADLKSVMIKVDGSFPQDNNGSLNIKIRDIQANSVLVSWKASSKILKSSVKWTAFVKSENSHAAQSARIPSDVKVYNFTHLNPSTEYKICIDLPTIYQRNRKQCVNVTTKALDPDQKEYEKSNSTTLMACLGGLLGIIGVICLVSCLSQEMNCDGGHSYVRNYLQKPSFAISELYPPLINLWEAGKEKGTSLEVKATVIGVPTNMS